In Paenibacillus hexagrammi, the following are encoded in one genomic region:
- a CDS encoding glycosyltransferase family 2 protein: MQRKKRRIVRRVVPLLPAAVTMEPPQPQAETEQPAHGPEPAEAALPYTVVVGYVNRPDLLRQALNSIEPMWPITTVIDNSNKVNLTDNPIGLPVRVYQPPDPLSMSQTVNLMHRLAAENGSEAAIFLHNDAELHPGAADQLLQTLEDWKQSGRRWGILKAGGSSLIAFHMEAVRAIGPMDTTLPHDYAQQDYDKRMSLLGYDVVEHELPVTHHNGGGSTYKDDGDLNHIRELMRPFYRNYYVDKWGGPPGEEKHSLLFGEFPLNPNPDYLKRFM; encoded by the coding sequence TTGCAAAGGAAAAAACGGCGAATAGTTAGGAGGGTTGTTCCGCTGCTTCCCGCTGCTGTAACTATGGAGCCTCCACAGCCGCAGGCGGAGACAGAACAACCGGCTCACGGTCCGGAGCCTGCTGAAGCAGCATTGCCTTATACGGTTGTTGTCGGATACGTCAACCGTCCGGATCTGCTTCGTCAAGCGCTCAACAGTATCGAGCCGATGTGGCCGATTACGACGGTGATCGATAATTCCAATAAAGTCAATCTGACCGACAACCCGATCGGACTTCCTGTTCGCGTCTATCAACCGCCTGACCCGTTATCCATGAGTCAAACGGTCAATCTGATGCACCGTCTGGCTGCCGAGAACGGTTCCGAGGCAGCGATCTTCCTGCATAACGATGCTGAGCTGCATCCTGGAGCCGCCGATCAGCTGCTGCAAACTCTTGAGGATTGGAAGCAGTCCGGTCGAAGATGGGGAATTCTGAAGGCAGGCGGATCTTCCCTGATCGCTTTTCATATGGAGGCAGTTCGCGCTATTGGACCGATGGATACAACGCTTCCGCATGATTACGCGCAGCAGGACTACGACAAACGAATGAGTCTGCTCGGCTACGATGTCGTCGAACACGAGCTCCCCGTTACCCATCATAACGGAGGGGGTTCGACCTACAAGGACGATGGGGATTTAAACCATATCCGGGAACTGATGAGACCCTTCTATCGGAATTATTATGTGGATAAATGGGGAGGTCCTCCAGGAGAAGAGAAGCATTCACTCTTATTCGGGGAGTTTCCATTGAATCCGAATCCGGATTACTTGAAGAGGTTTATGTAA
- a CDS encoding glycosyltransferase family 4 protein, whose translation MIRRRYIPAPVAVPAAPPQADVPPAEPPAPPEPPAPPPYMGLEPGINLIGYIRTEIGLGEACRLMAKAFEAAELPFGIVNFADPGARSARNEDLSWVHKEREDAPFRVNFFHMNANNLRMAHDHPFHPLGQEVFHNHFNIGYWAWELPDFPDEWCNSFELVGEVWAPSQFIVDAVQKKSPHPVIRIPHAVHLKQPVSYDRASFGLPDNQFLFLSMYDTHSLKERKNPQAAIHAFKKAFSAKDKSVGLVIKVNNPNSSPGDLEVFKQLSEGYKNIYFIHEIMSRDRVNTLINSVDCFVSLHRSEGFGLVLSEAMYLGKPVIGTNWSGNTDFMNAENSCPVNYTLVPVGQDIGPYKAHQIWADPDIQHAADYMRRLVQDTAYRNWVAHNGMQTIHNEYSPFVVGQQVRKRLSELGLL comes from the coding sequence TTGATTCGCCGTCGTTACATTCCCGCGCCGGTGGCAGTTCCAGCAGCTCCGCCACAAGCTGATGTGCCGCCAGCAGAACCCCCTGCTCCCCCGGAACCTCCGGCGCCGCCGCCGTACATGGGCCTTGAGCCAGGGATAAATCTCATCGGTTACATTCGAACGGAGATTGGACTGGGTGAGGCATGCCGTTTGATGGCCAAAGCGTTCGAAGCCGCTGAGCTGCCGTTTGGCATCGTTAACTTCGCTGATCCGGGGGCTAGGTCCGCGAGAAACGAGGATTTGAGCTGGGTTCATAAAGAACGAGAGGATGCTCCATTCCGGGTTAATTTCTTTCATATGAACGCCAACAATTTGCGAATGGCGCACGATCATCCTTTTCATCCTCTTGGGCAGGAGGTATTCCATAACCATTTCAACATTGGTTACTGGGCCTGGGAGCTGCCGGATTTCCCCGACGAGTGGTGCAACAGCTTTGAGCTGGTGGGCGAGGTCTGGGCGCCTTCGCAGTTTATCGTCGATGCCGTTCAAAAGAAGTCGCCGCATCCTGTTATCCGTATTCCGCATGCTGTGCATCTCAAGCAGCCGGTCTCCTACGACCGCGCATCCTTTGGGCTTCCGGACAATCAATTCCTATTCCTGTCCATGTATGACACTCACAGCTTGAAGGAAAGGAAGAATCCGCAGGCGGCCATTCATGCTTTCAAGAAGGCTTTTTCAGCAAAGGATAAATCCGTTGGACTCGTCATTAAGGTCAACAATCCGAATTCGAGTCCCGGAGATCTTGAAGTATTCAAGCAACTAAGTGAAGGGTACAAAAACATTTATTTTATTCATGAAATCATGAGCAGGGACAGAGTCAACACGTTGATCAATTCCGTAGATTGCTTCGTTTCGCTTCACCGTTCGGAAGGCTTTGGGTTGGTGCTTTCCGAGGCGATGTATCTGGGAAAACCGGTGATCGGAACGAATTGGTCGGGCAATACGGATTTTATGAATGCGGAGAATTCCTGCCCTGTTAACTACACCTTAGTTCCTGTAGGTCAAGATATCGGTCCTTACAAGGCACATCAAATATGGGCGGATCCGGATATCCAGCATGCTGCTGATTATATGCGCAGATTGGTTCAGGACACAGCTTACCGCAACTGGGTCGCCCATAACGGCATGCAAACGATTCATAACGAATATTCACCATTTGTCGTCGGGCAGCAGGTAAGGAAGCGATTGTCAGAGCTTGGCTTGTTGTAA
- a CDS encoding glycosyltransferase family 2 protein → MKYIVGIGYANRLDLLHQAINSIPAYWPHTIVVDNSDNQDLRNEHDLQGKVQVFEPPVPLSVTQMFNYLLKRGMQEGCDAVLFMHNDAEAHPGTPERFIGILEDWQAKGERWGVALTQYDILCAFNLNAVREVGLWDTVMPNFFSDCEYHRRMQMAGYSVPWTHLPVTHHGGQTTKSDPYRTRVYRSAIKIHHDYYVAKWGGTTGKEVYATPFNQG, encoded by the coding sequence ATGAAATATATCGTCGGTATCGGCTATGCGAATCGGCTGGATCTGCTGCACCAAGCCATCAACAGTATTCCGGCTTATTGGCCGCATACGATTGTTGTAGACAATTCGGACAATCAGGATCTTCGTAACGAGCATGATTTGCAAGGCAAGGTTCAAGTTTTTGAACCGCCTGTCCCTCTTTCGGTCACACAGATGTTCAACTATTTGCTTAAAAGGGGCATGCAGGAGGGCTGTGACGCGGTTCTCTTTATGCACAACGATGCGGAGGCGCATCCCGGCACACCGGAACGCTTTATCGGAATTTTGGAGGATTGGCAGGCGAAGGGAGAACGATGGGGAGTTGCCTTGACGCAGTATGATATCTTGTGCGCCTTCAACCTGAATGCCGTGCGGGAAGTGGGACTATGGGATACGGTTATGCCGAACTTCTTCTCGGATTGCGAGTACCATCGGCGCATGCAGATGGCTGGCTATAGTGTTCCCTGGACGCATCTGCCAGTCACTCACCACGGCGGACAAACAACTAAATCCGATCCATACCGTACCCGGGTATACCGATCGGCGATTAAGATCCACCATGATTACTATGTAGCCAAATGGGGAGGAACGACGGGGAAAGAGGTATACGCCACGCCTTTCAACCAAGGATAA
- a CDS encoding restriction endonuclease subunit S, whose translation MDRHESYLSILDATAKIQHNVALILEAKALHAEKSRNWICHHLATSAYESNADHIKQATDIHEQLIAVIDGITKMEVAFAKNLNVLISEEEDASGGGLGGGFGDLFGGLGGGLGGLGK comes from the coding sequence ATGGATAGACACGAGAGTTATTTGTCCATACTAGACGCCACAGCGAAGATCCAGCACAATGTTGCGTTAATACTTGAGGCCAAAGCGCTCCATGCAGAAAAATCCCGCAATTGGATTTGCCATCATCTGGCGACATCTGCTTATGAAAGCAATGCCGATCATATCAAGCAAGCGACGGATATCCATGAGCAGCTTATCGCCGTGATTGACGGAATTACCAAGATGGAGGTCGCTTTCGCTAAGAATTTGAACGTTCTGATCAGCGAAGAGGAGGATGCTTCCGGAGGCGGACTAGGCGGGGGATTCGGAGATTTGTTCGGCGGACTAGGCGGCGGGTTAGGCGGGCTAGGTAAATGA
- a CDS encoding AarF/UbiB family protein, giving the protein MKEYTSITLSKGKPLIVHNPTTYKQIGQGAQGAVFQLSSKRCVKIYMSEKHCKQERKVLKAAKSLKSPYFPKLYAAGKKYVEMEFIDGVPILDFLKDKKKVPAWLAKEFIAMITHMKKLNFTRLDASPRHVLITKEKRIVVIDHVNSYRTLTPYPEKILNGLAAIGLREQFLHKVKALDSGLYESWSVQSANA; this is encoded by the coding sequence ATGAAGGAATATACGTCCATTACCCTTAGTAAAGGGAAACCGCTTATCGTACACAATCCAACAACGTACAAGCAGATCGGTCAAGGCGCTCAAGGGGCCGTATTTCAGCTATCCTCGAAGAGATGTGTAAAAATCTACATGTCGGAGAAACATTGCAAACAGGAGCGCAAAGTGCTAAAGGCTGCGAAATCATTGAAGTCCCCCTACTTTCCGAAGCTGTATGCTGCAGGGAAAAAATATGTGGAGATGGAATTTATTGATGGCGTTCCCATCCTCGACTTCCTGAAGGACAAGAAGAAAGTACCGGCATGGTTGGCTAAAGAATTTATAGCCATGATCACGCATATGAAGAAGTTAAACTTCACGAGACTTGACGCAAGCCCCAGACATGTCCTTATCACAAAGGAGAAACGTATCGTCGTTATCGATCATGTCAACTCCTATCGCACTCTCACCCCATATCCCGAGAAAATCTTGAATGGGCTCGCAGCAATCGGACTTCGGGAGCAATTCCTTCACAAAGTGAAAGCGCTGGACTCTGGTCTGTATGAATCATGGAGCGTTCAGAGTGCGAATGCTTGA
- a CDS encoding UDP-glucose dehydrogenase family protein translates to MSTQKSSYTIAVFGLGYVGCVSAACLAQLGNQVIGVDVNPHKVELINQGKPTVIEKGIAELVAQQHAAGRLSATSDIGAAVKNADICLICVGTPSDRHGAPDLSFIWHVAEQIKEAASQREGFQTIIIRSTVPPGTCHEVEQIIARSGKKVDEDFAVVSNPEFLREGTSIEDYFNPPYTLIGTQNERALEMLRGMYGPIEAPLLETKREVAEIIKYVNNSFHALKVVFAGEIGALCHSMGVDPHAVMSLFCEDRQLNISPAYLKPGFAYGGSCLPKDLKALNSMARSRHVELAVLSAVERSNELLIERAVDMIVAQGKVKVGVLGLAFKAGTDDLRESPVVKLLERLIGKGYSIKIYDQNVLTSQLVGANKQYIESTVPHLANLLTPSLEELLAFSDVIVVTQKNEEYRKLAEEALTSKIVVDLVRILDKLPETDRYKGLLW, encoded by the coding sequence ATGAGCACTCAGAAATCTTCTTATACCATTGCCGTATTCGGTTTGGGTTATGTTGGCTGCGTGTCGGCCGCTTGTTTAGCCCAGCTCGGCAATCAGGTGATTGGCGTGGATGTGAATCCGCACAAGGTTGAATTAATAAACCAGGGGAAGCCCACGGTCATCGAGAAAGGAATTGCCGAATTGGTCGCACAGCAGCATGCTGCCGGCCGGTTATCTGCAACTAGCGATATCGGCGCCGCCGTTAAGAATGCGGATATCTGCTTGATTTGTGTCGGAACTCCATCCGATCGGCATGGAGCTCCCGATTTGTCCTTCATCTGGCATGTAGCGGAACAGATCAAAGAAGCCGCTTCCCAGCGCGAAGGCTTCCAGACGATTATTATTCGCTCCACCGTTCCCCCGGGAACATGCCACGAGGTCGAGCAGATTATTGCGAGGTCCGGCAAGAAGGTGGACGAAGATTTCGCGGTCGTCAGCAATCCGGAATTTTTACGCGAGGGAACAAGTATTGAGGATTATTTCAATCCTCCTTATACGCTAATCGGTACACAGAATGAGCGTGCGCTGGAGATGCTGAGAGGCATGTATGGACCGATCGAAGCTCCGCTGCTGGAGACGAAACGGGAAGTAGCTGAGATCATCAAATACGTCAACAATTCGTTCCATGCGCTCAAGGTCGTCTTCGCCGGGGAGATAGGTGCTCTGTGCCATTCCATGGGAGTTGACCCGCATGCTGTCATGAGCTTATTTTGCGAAGACCGGCAATTGAACATTTCACCGGCTTATCTGAAGCCAGGCTTTGCTTACGGCGGCTCCTGTCTGCCGAAGGATCTTAAAGCGCTCAACAGTATGGCGAGAAGCCGACACGTAGAGCTGGCTGTTCTCTCTGCCGTAGAACGGAGCAATGAGCTTCTGATTGAAAGAGCCGTAGACATGATCGTTGCTCAAGGCAAGGTGAAGGTTGGTGTGCTGGGGCTGGCCTTTAAAGCGGGGACGGACGATTTGAGGGAATCACCTGTGGTTAAACTGCTGGAGAGACTAATCGGCAAGGGCTACTCCATCAAAATCTATGATCAGAACGTGCTCACATCCCAACTGGTAGGGGCAAATAAGCAGTACATCGAATCGACCGTGCCGCATCTGGCGAATTTGCTTACGCCAAGTCTCGAGGAGCTTCTGGCATTCTCAGACGTCATTGTCGTGACTCAGAAAAATGAGGAGTATCGGAAGCTTGCAGAGGAAGCACTCACTTCGAAGATCGTCGTCGATTTGGTCAGAATACTAGATAAGCTTCCCGAGACCGACCGATATAAAGGGCTATTATGGTAA
- a CDS encoding glycosyltransferase family protein, with translation MELPVIGTNWSGQTDFMNESNSYLIDVKALVRISDNENPLFNGHYWAEPSVKDLRKKMRQVLERPDAAKGKARQARKDLLETYDPKAISKQVIAEIEKYRIGR, from the coding sequence ATGGAGCTGCCGGTAATCGGTACGAATTGGAGCGGGCAGACGGATTTTATGAATGAATCCAATTCATACTTAATCGATGTGAAGGCGCTAGTCCGCATATCCGATAATGAGAACCCCCTTTTCAATGGACATTACTGGGCGGAGCCATCTGTTAAGGATCTGCGGAAAAAGATGAGACAGGTTCTGGAGCGGCCCGACGCAGCTAAAGGCAAAGCGCGCCAAGCCAGAAAGGATTTACTCGAAACGTATGATCCCAAGGCTATTTCAAAACAAGTCATAGCTGAGATAGAAAAGTATCGCATAGGGAGATGA
- a CDS encoding glycosyltransferase family protein: protein MKKPVNILLEGIFYNGHGLAEGNRILLGILDRAGYRVRIEARDASEKDLTLPARDVAYISSFENNRLPSNDVYLYNWVGSEARCRPEFRVNIARTTFETDRIPAGWTHELNQFDEVWVQSWFNLQTFSSSGVHVPLRHIPNFFDMHRFSPKGPKLSLPIPESFIFLSVFDLKKRKGYDALLQAYLQEFRYEDDIALLVKVRDEIAKERLEHYMSQLSVPSAGSRRPPVYIIDQMMGPEDIVKLYRSCHAFVLPTRGRAGGGPSSKLC from the coding sequence GTGAAGAAGCCTGTGAACATTCTGCTTGAGGGCATCTTTTACAATGGACACGGACTTGCTGAAGGAAACCGTATCCTGCTTGGTATTCTGGATCGGGCGGGATATCGCGTGAGGATTGAAGCTCGCGATGCGTCGGAAAAGGATTTGACTCTTCCTGCGAGGGACGTGGCGTACATCTCTTCCTTTGAGAACAATCGACTGCCGTCCAATGATGTGTATTTGTATAACTGGGTTGGAAGTGAGGCGCGCTGCCGTCCTGAGTTCCGGGTAAATATTGCAAGGACGACATTTGAGACAGACCGCATTCCTGCGGGCTGGACCCATGAACTGAATCAATTTGACGAAGTCTGGGTGCAGAGCTGGTTCAACCTGCAGACGTTCTCTTCCAGCGGAGTTCATGTGCCGCTTCGTCATATTCCCAATTTCTTTGATATGCACCGCTTCTCTCCCAAAGGCCCCAAGCTGTCGCTGCCTATACCGGAATCGTTCATCTTTTTATCAGTCTTTGATTTGAAGAAACGCAAGGGCTATGATGCGCTGCTGCAGGCTTACTTGCAGGAGTTTCGGTACGAAGATGACATAGCACTACTCGTCAAAGTGCGAGATGAAATCGCAAAAGAACGGTTAGAGCACTACATGTCTCAGCTGAGCGTGCCGAGTGCAGGTTCCCGTCGCCCTCCCGTATATATCATTGACCAGATGATGGGACCGGAAGACATAGTGAAGTTGTATCGCTCGTGCCATGCGTTTGTGCTTCCAACCAGGGGGAGGGCTGGGGGAGGCCCTTCTTCGAAGCTATGCTGA
- a CDS encoding glycosyltransferase family 4 protein, giving the protein MNILLDGKFYNGHGLAEGNRILLRILHKAGFRVRIAPRDREEKHTVLPPEEIAFISSFEHVELPSNDIYIYNWIGAGVKYNPEFRINIARTTFETDRIPASWVPELNAFDEVWVQSTFNLQTFLSSGVRVPLRLIPNFFDIGQFQPEGPTLDHSFSESFRFLSIFDLKKRKGYDVLLNAYLNEFSIDDDVALIMKVRDNNRNERIEQFIAGHPKPAEQQPRIYMIDHMMLLEDMLKLYRVCDAFVLPTRGEGWGRPFFEAMLMELPSIGTEWSGHTEFMNSGNSYFIRVKKLIQIENELPMFNGHYWAEPSMKDLQRKMRHVFENREEAREKGKRARRELLEKFHEQEVAQRVMREINKFKILV; this is encoded by the coding sequence GTGAATATTTTATTGGACGGTAAGTTTTACAACGGGCATGGGCTTGCGGAAGGGAACCGCATCCTGCTTCGAATACTGCACAAAGCCGGTTTCCGAGTTCGCATTGCCCCGAGAGACCGGGAAGAGAAGCATACGGTGCTGCCGCCCGAGGAAATTGCATTTATCTCTTCCTTTGAACATGTAGAACTGCCGAGCAACGATATATACATCTATAACTGGATTGGCGCAGGTGTGAAATATAATCCTGAATTTCGGATTAACATCGCCAGGACTACGTTCGAAACGGACCGGATTCCCGCGTCCTGGGTACCGGAGCTGAACGCATTCGATGAGGTGTGGGTGCAGAGTACCTTCAATCTGCAGACATTCTTGTCTTCCGGAGTCCGAGTCCCGCTGAGACTGATACCGAACTTCTTCGATATCGGCCAGTTTCAACCCGAGGGGCCGACGCTGGACCATTCCTTTTCTGAATCCTTCCGGTTTCTTTCTATTTTCGATTTGAAAAAAAGAAAAGGGTACGACGTCCTTCTAAATGCGTACCTTAATGAGTTTTCCATAGACGATGATGTGGCCTTAATTATGAAAGTGAGGGACAACAACAGAAACGAAAGAATTGAACAGTTCATTGCCGGACACCCCAAACCGGCTGAGCAGCAGCCCCGCATTTATATGATCGATCATATGATGCTCCTGGAGGATATGCTCAAGTTATACCGGGTATGCGACGCCTTTGTGCTGCCGACGCGCGGGGAGGGCTGGGGAAGACCGTTCTTTGAAGCCATGCTGATGGAGCTGCCTTCGATCGGTACGGAATGGAGCGGCCATACGGAATTCATGAATTCCGGCAATTCGTATTTCATTCGAGTTAAGAAGCTCATCCAAATCGAGAATGAGCTGCCGATGTTCAATGGACATTATTGGGCAGAGCCTTCCATGAAAGATTTACAGCGGAAGATGAGGCATGTATTCGAAAATCGGGAAGAAGCGAGGGAGAAAGGGAAACGGGCAAGAAGGGAACTGTTGGAGAAATTTCACGAGCAAGAAGTTGCGCAAAGGGTCATGCGGGAGATCAATAAATTTAAGATTTTGGTGTAG
- a CDS encoding glycosyltransferase family 4 protein, producing the protein MNILLEGIFYNGHGFAEGNRILLRILDQAGFRVRIVPWDTNERKLVLDADEAAYISSFEHTRLKSNDVYLYNFVGSSIRHRPEFRFTIARTTFETDRIPASWVPQLNQFDEVWVQSRFNIDTFTSSGVQVPLRHIPNFFDTGAFDVYTEPLRLPVAETFKFLSIFDLQLRKGYDVLLDAFLQEFSDKDDAALIIKVRSDQQLIKLLAYIDDHPTLRERRPPVYIIDQMLHMRELLGLYKACDAFVLPTRGEGWGRPYFEAMLMCMPVIATNWSGHLDYMNEENAYLIDVDRLVRIKDSDFPMFNGHYWANPSIKDLRAKMRHVYENREEAQSVGKRAREDILRSYDMRRVADMVVEEIYKYAKLL; encoded by the coding sequence TTGAACATTTTGCTGGAAGGCATTTTTTACAATGGCCATGGATTTGCCGAAGGGAACCGCATTCTGCTGCGCATCCTGGACCAAGCGGGGTTCCGGGTTCGAATTGTTCCCTGGGATACGAATGAACGGAAGCTTGTGCTGGATGCCGATGAAGCGGCCTATATCTCATCCTTTGAGCACACAAGGCTAAAGTCGAACGATGTATATCTCTATAATTTCGTAGGCTCCTCCATTCGCCATCGTCCCGAGTTTCGCTTTACGATTGCCAGGACGACATTTGAGACAGACCGTATTCCGGCCAGTTGGGTGCCGCAGCTGAATCAATTCGACGAAGTATGGGTGCAGAGCAGATTTAACATCGATACGTTTACCTCTTCCGGTGTACAGGTACCTCTTCGGCACATTCCCAATTTCTTTGATACTGGCGCGTTTGATGTGTACACCGAGCCGCTGCGGCTGCCGGTCGCAGAGACCTTCAAGTTCTTATCTATCTTTGATTTGCAGCTGCGCAAGGGCTACGACGTTTTGCTCGATGCATTCCTGCAGGAGTTCTCCGACAAGGATGATGCCGCATTGATTATCAAAGTCCGAAGCGATCAGCAGCTAATTAAGCTTTTGGCCTATATCGATGATCATCCTACACTCAGAGAAAGACGTCCTCCGGTCTATATTATTGATCAAATGCTGCACATGCGGGAGCTCCTTGGACTGTATAAAGCTTGCGATGCCTTTGTCCTTCCGACGCGCGGAGAGGGCTGGGGAAGACCTTACTTTGAGGCCATGCTGATGTGTATGCCTGTCATTGCGACCAACTGGAGCGGGCATCTTGATTATATGAACGAAGAGAACGCCTACCTAATCGATGTTGACCGCTTAGTCCGAATTAAGGATAGCGATTTTCCTATGTTTAACGGACATTATTGGGCGAACCCCTCGATCAAGGATCTCCGAGCCAAAATGCGGCATGTCTATGAGAACCGGGAAGAAGCGCAATCGGTGGGTAAACGGGCGCGTGAGGATATTCTTCGCAGCTATGATATGCGCCGGGTAGCAGACATGGTCGTTGAAGAAATCTATAAGTATGCCAAGCTGCTGTAG
- a CDS encoding glycosyltransferase family 4 protein: MNILFKGYFYSGSGYAEGNRALLRILDGCGYRVRIAPRDRVEDKGMALTPEEIRYVSSFEQTELRRSDIFLYRGSGAALHTQPEFRVNIAHTTFETDRLPASWVPVLNQFDEVWVQCAFNRETFAASGVQVPLRFIPYFFNDPQYRPQGPVLDLPIASSYKFLSVFDLIERKGYDVLLRAYLDEFTSEEDVALVIKVRDSQGTDKLRELIRSHPKPGHLQPAICVIDHMLLTPELHSLYRACDAFVLPTRGEGWGRPFFEAMLMEIPVIGTNWSGQTEYMNERNSYLIRVKKLIPVRLKDHPDPSKYEGHYWAEPSMKDLRRKMRYVFEHREEARLVGKRARADLLETYSLKDVGLKVAEQIEKFRM; encoded by the coding sequence TTGAATATTTTGTTCAAAGGATATTTCTATTCAGGCAGTGGATATGCGGAAGGCAATCGGGCGCTGCTGCGCATTCTTGATGGTTGCGGTTATCGCGTACGAATTGCTCCGAGAGATCGGGTGGAGGATAAGGGGATGGCTTTGACCCCTGAGGAGATCCGTTATGTCTCTTCTTTCGAGCAGACGGAGCTGCGGAGAAGCGACATTTTCCTGTACCGGGGATCGGGGGCGGCGCTTCATACTCAGCCTGAGTTTCGCGTTAATATTGCCCACACAACTTTTGAAACGGACCGTCTGCCAGCCTCCTGGGTACCTGTACTGAATCAGTTTGATGAAGTGTGGGTGCAGTGCGCATTTAACCGGGAGACGTTTGCGGCTTCCGGCGTGCAGGTCCCTCTGAGGTTTATTCCTTATTTCTTTAACGATCCGCAGTATCGTCCTCAGGGTCCTGTACTCGACCTGCCGATTGCTTCCTCTTATAAGTTTTTATCCGTATTCGATTTAATCGAGCGTAAAGGGTACGATGTGCTGCTTAGGGCGTACCTCGATGAATTCACTTCGGAAGAAGATGTAGCTCTTGTGATTAAAGTAAGAGACAGCCAAGGAACCGATAAGCTGCGCGAGCTGATCCGTTCCCACCCTAAGCCCGGACATCTGCAGCCGGCGATTTGTGTGATCGACCATATGCTGCTTACTCCGGAGCTGCACAGTCTATATAGAGCCTGTGACGCTTTTGTGCTGCCTACCCGAGGAGAGGGCTGGGGAAGGCCGTTTTTTGAAGCGATGCTGATGGAAATACCGGTGATCGGTACGAATTGGAGCGGTCAGACCGAGTATATGAACGAGAGGAATTCCTATTTAATTCGTGTGAAAAAGCTTATACCTGTACGCTTGAAGGATCATCCGGACCCTTCCAAATACGAAGGACATTATTGGGCAGAGCCTTCGATGAAGGATTTGCGCAGAAAGATGCGCTATGTCTTTGAGCACCGGGAAGAAGCACGGCTGGTGGGGAAAAGGGCGCGTGCCGATCTGCTTGAGACATATAGTCTTAAAGATGTCGGCTTGAAGGTTGCAGAACAGATCGAAAAATTTAGGATGTAG
- a CDS encoding galactosyltransferase-related protein, translating to MFHQVSVLFAYKPDKGPRDAALKWTTSFYKRAMPGIEICIGEDSSRNFNRSKALNRAAKQSKGKILVIADLDVFYDPAILKQSIKLLKKHAWVVPFSQVINLSEKNTKRIYESKAAWPLQAKIQHAKVREYSKWTGKLNIVPREAFKKVGGLDERFSGWGCEDTAFALALNAICGPYKRLDHSIYHLWHPRVGPKGNPNFDNNMKLLERYKQADSKESMRRLIGNRK from the coding sequence ATGTTTCATCAGGTATCCGTCTTATTTGCTTATAAACCGGACAAGGGTCCAAGAGACGCTGCGCTCAAATGGACGACAAGCTTCTATAAAAGAGCGATGCCGGGCATTGAAATCTGTATCGGCGAGGATTCAAGCCGCAATTTCAATAGATCCAAGGCGCTCAATAGAGCTGCTAAACAATCCAAAGGAAAAATCCTAGTCATCGCCGATCTCGATGTATTCTATGATCCGGCTATTCTGAAACAATCTATTAAATTGCTGAAAAAGCATGCTTGGGTGGTACCTTTTAGCCAAGTCATAAATCTGTCAGAGAAGAATACCAAACGCATCTATGAAAGCAAAGCAGCCTGGCCGTTACAAGCAAAAATCCAACATGCCAAAGTCAGAGAATACTCCAAGTGGACAGGGAAATTAAACATTGTGCCTCGGGAAGCGTTTAAAAAAGTAGGCGGTCTCGATGAACGATTCAGCGGATGGGGCTGTGAAGACACTGCTTTTGCCCTAGCCTTGAATGCAATTTGCGGACCGTATAAAAGATTGGATCATTCCATTTACCACCTGTGGCATCCGAGAGTCGGTCCAAAAGGAAATCCCAATTTCGATAACAATATGAAGCTCCTTGAGCGTTATAAACAAGCTGATTCGAAAGAAAGCATGCGCAGATTAATTGGAAACAGGAAGTGA